Proteins found in one Sorghum bicolor cultivar BTx623 chromosome 1, Sorghum_bicolor_NCBIv3, whole genome shotgun sequence genomic segment:
- the LOC8082647 gene encoding very-long-chain 3-oxoacyl-CoA reductase-like protein At1g24470 — protein sequence MPAEDEMVLLAADEASWPISSPPPAWFAALVAIGLYIVVRSAATFLLWLHRAFLRPGRDLAGWYGTWAVVTGATDGIGRAVALELARAGLHLVLVGRSPDKLARVAKEVLAAAPPSCKVRTVEFDLAVTGDDDARRGVARVVAAVEGRDVGVLVNNAGATYPCAAYFHEVERPVWEAVLRVNVEAATRITRALLPMMAAKGRGAVVNVGSGSSVVVPAFPLYAVYAASKAYVDQFSRSLSVEYKQYGVDVQCQIPLYVATKMSPVKGASPFIPSPEEYARAALRCIGYEARCVPYWRHSVQWFLASLMPDAVLNHWRLQTGIRKRNEMKALLGEKACG from the exons ATGCCGGCAGAGGACGAGATGGTCTTATTAGCGGCAGATGAGGCGTCATGGCCCAtttcctcgccgccgccggcgtggTTCGCCGCCCTGGTCGCCATCGGCCTCTACATCGTCGTGCGGTCCGCCGCCACCTTCCTCCTCTGGCTCCACCGCGCGTTCCTGCGGCCGGGCAGGGACCTGGCGGGGTGGTACGGGACGTGGGCGGTGGTGACCGGCGCCACGGACGGCATCGGCCGCGCGGTGGCGCTGGAGCTGGCGCGCGCGGGGCTCCACCTCGTGCTCGTGGGGCGGAGCCCGGACAAGCTGGCGCGGGTGGCGAAGGAGGTCctggccgccgcgccgccgtcgtGCAAGGTGCGGACCGTGGAGTTCGACCTCGCCGTGACCGGGGACGACGACGCGCGGCGCGGGGTGGCGCGGGTGGTGGCCGCCGTGGAGGGCCGCGACGTGGGCGTCCTCGTCAACAACGCCGGCGCCACGTACCCGTGCGCCGCCTACTTCCACGAGGTGGAGCGCCCCGTGTGGGAGGCCGTCCTGCGGGTGAACGTCGAGGCCGCGACGCGGATCACGCGCGCCCTGCTGCCGATGATGGCGGCCAAGGGGAGGGGCGCCGTCGTCAACGTGGGCTCCGGCTCCAGCGTCGTCGTGCCGGCGTTCCCGCTCTACGCCGTCTACGCGGCGAGCAAAGC GTACGTTGATCAATTTTCTCGAAGCCTGAGTGTCGAATACAAACAATATGGTGTAGACGTGCAATGCCAG ATCCCCCTGTATGTGGCTACCAAGATGTCGCCTGTGAAGGGTGCTTCTCCGTTCATACCATCGCCTGAGGAGTACGCCAGAGCAGCTCTTCGCTGCATCGGCTACGAGGCGAGGTGCGTCCCGTACTGGCGCCACTCGGTCCAGTGGTTCTTGGCATCCCTAATGCCAGATGCGGTTCTGAATCACTGGCGCCTCCAAACTGGCATCCGGAAACGAAACGAGATGAAGGCTCTGCTCGGAGAAAAAGCCTGCGGTTAA
- the LOC8082284 gene encoding R3H domain-containing protein 1 isoform X2: protein MATTQFAMVEELASLIKDNLHSKHLILSTEESLIAALQQLHCRDGDGDLEEDGDAADTIELQPAGAYHRLLLHRLAEIYGFAHESVGEGEDRHLVLQRCPETAIPSVLVSDMLWKFDYSDDLTSVVLTRNDTDLKPLKQPAVLPAASLKEREAAYRAARERIFSGDDPKGNDRSHMKCRQVPVVAQRMIAHALGQKVQNTTDTVASTESRGKQLSNGKNIPTHSRNNFCPVTPDNREAVRNGKPNSAGSNSYQTPSSQRCRTTNTRAVTAESLKKEQTGAAKRMFAHALGLSAARGSCGALPKPK, encoded by the exons ATGGCTACCACTCAGTTCGCCATGGTTGAGGAGCTGGCCTCGCTCATCAAGGACAACCTGCACAGCAAGCACCTTATCCTCTCCACTGAGGAGTCCCTCATAGCAGCCCTCCAGCAGCTCCACTgccgcgacggcgacggcgaccttGAAGAGGACGGCGACGCGGCGGATACGATAGAGCTCCAGCCTGCCGGGGCCTACCACCGCCTTCTCTTGCATCGCCTTGCTGAAATTTATGG GTTCGCTCATGAATCGGTTGGTGAAGGCGAGGATCGACATTTAGTCCTCCAGCGCTGCCCTGAAACAGCCAT CCCATCTGTCCTTGTTAGTGATATGTTATGGAAGTTTGATTACAGCGATGATCTGACGTCTGTTGTGCTAACCAGAAATGATACAG ACCTGAAACCTCTGAAGCAGCCAGCAGTACTTCCAGCAGCATCGTTGAAGGAGAGGGAAGCTGCTTATCGAGCTGCTCGTGAGCGAATCTTCTCTGGGGATGATCCCAAGGGAAATGATAGGTCACATATGAAATGTAGACAGGTTCCTGTCGTTGCTCAACGGATGATTGCCCATGCACTCGGTCAAAAGGTTCAAAATACCACAGACACAGTTGCCTCCACAGAAAGCAGAGGAAAACAGCTGTCGAATGGGAAAAATATTCCGACACATAGCAGGAACAACTTCTGCCCAGTTACACCAGATAATAGAGAAGCAGTTCGAAATGGGAAGCCAAACTCAGCTGGTAGTAACTCGTATCAAACTCCATCAAGCCAAAGGTGCCGCACAACTAATACTAGAGCTGTTACTGCTGAAAGCTTGAAGAAAGAGCAGACTGGAGCAGCTAAAAGAATGTTTGCACATGCACTGGGGCTGTCTGCAGCTCGAGGAAGTTGTGGTGCACTGCCCAAACCGAAGTAA
- the LOC8082284 gene encoding R3H domain-containing protein 1 isoform X1 translates to MATTQFAMVEELASLIKDNLHSKHLILSTEESLIAALQQLHCRDGDGDLEEDGDAADTIELQPAGAYHRLLLHRLAEIYGFAHESVGEGEDRHLVLQRCPETAIPSVLVSDMLWKFDYSDDLTSVVLTRNDTDFQKPQKADVAKEAVSVKNSHLKDNTDLKPLKQPAVLPAASLKEREAAYRAARERIFSGDDPKGNDRSHMKCRQVPVVAQRMIAHALGQKVQNTTDTVASTESRGKQLSNGKNIPTHSRNNFCPVTPDNREAVRNGKPNSAGSNSYQTPSSQRCRTTNTRAVTAESLKKEQTGAAKRMFAHALGLSAARGSCGALPKPK, encoded by the exons ATGGCTACCACTCAGTTCGCCATGGTTGAGGAGCTGGCCTCGCTCATCAAGGACAACCTGCACAGCAAGCACCTTATCCTCTCCACTGAGGAGTCCCTCATAGCAGCCCTCCAGCAGCTCCACTgccgcgacggcgacggcgaccttGAAGAGGACGGCGACGCGGCGGATACGATAGAGCTCCAGCCTGCCGGGGCCTACCACCGCCTTCTCTTGCATCGCCTTGCTGAAATTTATGG GTTCGCTCATGAATCGGTTGGTGAAGGCGAGGATCGACATTTAGTCCTCCAGCGCTGCCCTGAAACAGCCAT CCCATCTGTCCTTGTTAGTGATATGTTATGGAAGTTTGATTACAGCGATGATCTGACGTCTGTTGTGCTAACCAGAAATGATACAG ATTTTCAAAAACCTCAGAAGGCAGATGTTGCCAAAGAAGCTGTTTCTGTTAAAAACTCGCATCTGAAAGATAATACAG ACCTGAAACCTCTGAAGCAGCCAGCAGTACTTCCAGCAGCATCGTTGAAGGAGAGGGAAGCTGCTTATCGAGCTGCTCGTGAGCGAATCTTCTCTGGGGATGATCCCAAGGGAAATGATAGGTCACATATGAAATGTAGACAGGTTCCTGTCGTTGCTCAACGGATGATTGCCCATGCACTCGGTCAAAAGGTTCAAAATACCACAGACACAGTTGCCTCCACAGAAAGCAGAGGAAAACAGCTGTCGAATGGGAAAAATATTCCGACACATAGCAGGAACAACTTCTGCCCAGTTACACCAGATAATAGAGAAGCAGTTCGAAATGGGAAGCCAAACTCAGCTGGTAGTAACTCGTATCAAACTCCATCAAGCCAAAGGTGCCGCACAACTAATACTAGAGCTGTTACTGCTGAAAGCTTGAAGAAAGAGCAGACTGGAGCAGCTAAAAGAATGTTTGCACATGCACTGGGGCTGTCTGCAGCTCGAGGAAGTTGTGGTGCACTGCCCAAACCGAAGTAA
- the LOC8082648 gene encoding U4/U6 small nuclear ribonucleoprotein PRP4-like protein: MENPRPQPPAPTPPMAPLPVHPPIAPIPVPPPRAPAAAASMASTSTSSAGGGGEAEYELSDDHRAARERHERAVQELLQRRRAYAMAVPTNDSAVRARLRRLGEPITLFGEREMERRDRLRALMVRLEADGQVDRLLRAQEDDQAARAGEEEEEEEQIQYPFFTEGTQELLKARVDIAQYSLPRAKARIERAKRRHEDPDEDPEAEAELVVKQAGEFVLECSEIGDDRPLTGCSFSRDASMLATSSWSGIIKVWSMPQITKVATLKGHTERATDVAFSPADDCLATASADRTAKLWKPDGSLLMSFDGHLDRLARLAFHPSGKYLGTASFDKTWRLWDINTGKELLLQEGHSRSVYGVSFHPDGSLAASCGLDAYARVWDLRSGRLFFALKGHVKPVLGVSFSPNGYLVATGSEDNFCRIWDLRKKQMLYSIPAHKSLISHVKFEPQEGYYLVTSSYDTKAALWSARDYKPINSLVGHESKVTSLDISGDGQKIVTVSHDRTIKIWSCRSSTQDNAMELD; encoded by the exons ATGGAGAACCCCAGGCCCCAGCCCCCGGCCCCCACTCCTCCCATGGCTCCGCTTCCCGTCCACCCGCCAATCGCTCCCATCCCCGTCCCTCCGCCCCGCgcgcccgccgccgctgcttccATGGCCTCCACCTCCACTTCCTCCGccgggggcggaggcgaggccGAGTACGAGCTCTCCGACGACCACCGCGCCGCGCGGGAGCGCCACGAGCGCGCGGTGCAGGAGCTCCTCCAGCGGCGCCGCGCCTACGCCATGGCCGTGCCCACCAACGACTCCGCCGTGCGGgcccgcctccgccgcctcggCGAGCCCATCACGCTATTCGGCGAGCGCGAGATGGAGCGCCGCGACCGCCTCCGAGCCCTCATGGTCCGGCTCGAGGCCGATGGCCAGGTCGACCGTCTCCTCCGCGCGCAGGAGGACGACCAGGCCGCGCgcgccggcgaggaggaggaggaggaggagcagatcCAGTACCCCTTCTTCACCGAGGGCACGCAGGAGCTTCTTAAGGCGCGTGTCGACATTGCACAGTACTCGCTCCCCCGTGCCAAGGCcaggatcgagagggccaagcgCCGCCACGAGGATCCCGATGAGGACCCAGAGGCGGAGGCCGAACTCGTCGTGAAGCAGGCTGGGGAGTTTGTCCTGGAGTGCAGCGAGATTGGAGATGATCGCCCTCTCACCGGCTGTTCCTTCTCTCGTGATGCATCAATGCTGGCCACAAG TTCCTGGAGTGGAATAATCAAAGTATGGAGCATGCCACAAATAACCAAGGTCGCAACCCTGAAAGGTCACACAGAACGTGCAACTGATGTTGCCTTCTCTCCTGCTGATGACTGCTTAGCAACAGCTTCAGCTGATAGAACTGCAAAATTATGGAAACCAGATGGGTCACTTTTGATGTCTTTTGATGGCCACCTTGATCGTCTTGCTCGCCTTGCTTTTCATCCATCTGGAAAGTACCTTGGTACAGCTAGCTTTGACAAGACTTGGAGATTGTGGGACATCAATACTGGAAAGGAGCTGCTACTCCAAGAGGGGCACAGCAGAAGTGTGTATGGGGTTAGCTTTCACCCTGATGGTTCTTTGGCAGCATCTTGTGGTCTTGATGCATATGCTCGAGTATGGGATCTGAGATCAGGAAGATTGTTCTTTGCCCTCAAGGGCCATGTGAAACCT GTCCTAGGAGTCAGCTTCTCTCCTAATGGTTATCTGGTTGCAACTGGAAGTGAAGACAATTTCTGTCGAATATGGGATTTGAGGAAAAAGCAAATGTTGTATTCTATACCAGCTCATAAGAGTCTTATTTCACATGTAAAATTTGAACCTCAAGAAGGGTATTATTTAGTGACTTCTTCCTATGACACCAAAGCAGCA CTGTGGTCAGCTCGGGATTACAAACCAATCAACAGTTTGGTGGGCCACGAGTCAAAGGTTACTAGTTTGGATATTAGTGGAG ATGGACAGAAGATTGTGACTGTGTCGCATGATCGTACGATAAAAATTTGGTCATGCAGAAGTAGCACACAAGATAATGCAATGGAATTGGATTGA